Proteins found in one Aethina tumida isolate Nest 87 chromosome 1, icAetTumi1.1, whole genome shotgun sequence genomic segment:
- the LOC109605001 gene encoding uncharacterized protein LOC109605001 — MRTMSKQQQLETMATDKVIKKREGREAPKKQDGASKVPGQAIAKQETQEKDETIPEGNQNRQPKIHEVVQIDENDRSKLPILIIRTQLRLRRALNDIDGSAFLHPDLYIQRKKEVLESQNMKFKAIASETDNMLDQLRDMCTNCMTKKMRRQRHEYREKFIEMKKSALEESRKIEKLLKNNKHFENMLEKAKQRKIYRAEFKIGS; from the exons ATGAGAACAATGAGCAAACAACAACAGCTGGAAACTATGGCCACTGATAAGGTCATTAAAAAACGTGAAGGGCGTGAAGCTCCAAAGAAACAAGATGGAGCCAGCAAAGTGCCAGGACAAGCAATAGCAAAACAAGAAACACAAGAAAAGGATGAAACTATCCCGGAAGGCAACCAAAACAGGCAACCGAAAATACATGAAGTCGTCCAGATTGATGAGAATGATCGCAGCAAGCTGCCTATTTTGATTATTCGCACACAGTTAAGATTAAGGCGTGCACTTAATGATATTGATGGATCAGCTTTCTTGCACCCGGACCTAT ATATCCAGCGCAAAAAAGAGGTTTTGGAATCGcaaaacatgaaatttaaGGCGATCGCTTCGGAGACTGACAACATGCTTGACCAATTGCGTGACATGTGCACCAACTGCATGACGAAGAAAATGAGGCGTCAACGTCACGAGTATCGTGAAAAATTCATAGAGATGAAGAAGTCTGCCTTGGAGGAATCGAGGAAGATAGAAAAACTATTGAAGAAC aataagcATTTCGAAAACATGCTGGAAAAAGCAAAGCAGAGGAAGATATACCGCgctgaatttaaaattggaagttaa
- the LOC109605138 gene encoding E3 ubiquitin-protein ligase MYLIP-A, which produces MWCLISQPNSVVFEVRVDPKSIGEECLEKVCKYLGISNESDYFGLKYESNKGEELWLNLRNPIDRQVNCHGHTSTLRLALRVKFWVPPHLLLQENTRHQFYLHARIDLEQKRLLATDWDSVSRLIALIAQAETGDYDPIHPPHSVYLQVSTITPVDAAQKPADLLQRTIAEHKKCKGMKKSTAEYWLLKEISEFENYGEELFYAKPHDMLGVGPHGITIYEKNNKKQLISFTNIISASSHRRSFKLEYLSMDNKESLLETKLDSNHIASSLYRAITEKHAFYSCETVRSAVTAQFIRDLKGTIVSIFNEDSTLGKKYVFDIRRTCREVYDNARRALYQENAMQMTPEVKPGCGQEGDRCKDSEERLTRLMDALTCKICMDQQIDSVFLPCAHVVACTSCAARCDRCPLCRSDITQAQKLYLPGEFRQQVC; this is translated from the exons GTCTGCAAGTATCTGGGCATTTCGAACGAGTCCGACTACTTCGGACTGAAATACGAGAGCAACAAGGGCGAGGAGCTCTGGTTGAACCTCAGAAATCCGATCGACAGACAAGTGAACTGTCACGGGCACACCTCGACGCTCAGATTGGCCCTCAGGGTCAAGTTCTGGGTACCGCCGCATCTTTTGCTGCAAGAAAACACCAG GCATCAGTTCTACCTCCACGCCCGCATAGATCTGGAACAGAAACGGCTCCTGGCAACCGACTGGGACTCCGTCTCTCGACTGATAGCCCTGATTGCTCAAGCCGAAACCGGCGACTACGATCCCATCCATCCGCCCCACAGCGTCTACCTTCAAGTGTCGACGATAACGCCCGTCGATGCCGCCCAAAAGCCCGCCGATCTGCTCCAAAGAACGATAGCGGAGCACAAGAAATGCAAGGGCATGAAGAAATCGACGGCGGAGTATTGGCTCCTCAAGGAGATCTCCGAGTTCGAGAACTACGGGGAGGAGTTGTTCTACGCGAAACCTCACGACATGTTGGGTGTCGGCCCACACGGAATTACGATCTACGAGAAGAACAATAAGAAACAGCTCATATCGTTCACGAACATCATCAGTGCTTCTTCGCACCGTCGCTCGTTTAAGCTGGAGTATTTGTCCATGGATAACAAGGAATCTCTGTTGGAGACGAAGCTTGACTCCAATCACATTGCCAGCAGTCTGTACCGTGCTATTACAGAAAAACACGCCTTCTACAGCTGCGAAACCGTAAGGAGCGCAGTCACGGCCCAGTTCATCAGAGACCTGAAGGGAACGATCGTCTCTATATTCAACGAAGACTCGACATTGGGAAAGAAATACGTTTTCGACATCAGGAGAACGTGTAGGGAGGTGTACGACAACGCGAGACGCGCCTTGTATCAGGAAAACGCCATGCAAATGACCCCAGAAGTTAAACCTGGTTGTGGACAGGAAGGAGACCGTTGCAAA gacTCCGAAGAAAGATTAACTAGGTTAATGGACGCGCTGACATGCAAAATCTGCATGGATCAGCAGATCGATTCGGTTTTCCTGCCGTGCGCCCACGTGGTCGCCTGTACCAGCTGTGCAGCTAGATGCGACCGATGCCCATTGTGCCGTTCGGACATAACGCAAGCCCAAAAACTCTATCTTCCCGGAGAGTTCAGGCAACAAGTCTGCTAG